The proteins below come from a single Gordonia sp. X0973 genomic window:
- a CDS encoding AURKAIP1/COX24 domain-containing protein has protein sequence MGSVIKKRRKRMSKKKHRKLLRRTRVQRRKLGK, from the coding sequence ATGGGTTCTGTGATCAAGAAGCGCCGCAAGCGCATGTCGAAGAAGAAGCACCGCAAGCTGCTCCGCCGCACCCGCGTTCAGCGGCGCAAACTCGGCAAGTAA
- a CDS encoding thioesterase family protein: MSPFDDVLALTVAARADRELTYRATIDPVFTIGPKVHGGSAQMMIVNAAHAAYCQWAGLDAPPLRMADGTTPVPVAVTSTYLSAPAPADVELVARLVKQGRTVSVVDVDLVQEGAAMITSSVVFGMLDSGEPRDQASHPLREMPPAPPADAFHLEGSPMTAVMHMHPVVEFALDPTTFPAASGGKGAPTIRGWVRPKDGAADLPFVTMMCDISPPVVMNLGLFGWAPTVTLSTYLRRIPAQPDGGWLRFENSSVEVGAGMFESDHTVLDAAGMVVGQSRQLALIPAKPVDGPQTPPSD; the protein is encoded by the coding sequence GTGAGCCCTTTCGACGACGTGTTGGCGTTGACCGTCGCCGCGCGGGCCGACCGCGAACTCACCTATCGGGCGACGATCGACCCGGTGTTCACGATCGGCCCGAAGGTCCACGGCGGGTCGGCGCAGATGATGATCGTCAACGCGGCGCACGCGGCCTACTGCCAGTGGGCCGGTCTGGATGCCCCGCCGCTGCGGATGGCCGACGGCACGACCCCGGTGCCCGTCGCGGTCACCAGCACCTATCTCAGCGCGCCCGCCCCCGCCGACGTCGAGCTGGTCGCCCGGCTGGTGAAACAGGGGCGCACGGTCTCGGTCGTCGACGTCGACCTCGTGCAGGAGGGGGCGGCGATGATCACCTCGTCGGTGGTCTTCGGCATGCTCGACAGCGGGGAACCGCGCGATCAGGCGTCGCATCCACTACGGGAGATGCCGCCGGCGCCGCCCGCGGATGCCTTCCACCTGGAGGGCTCCCCGATGACGGCGGTCATGCACATGCACCCGGTCGTCGAGTTCGCCCTCGATCCGACGACCTTCCCCGCGGCGTCGGGCGGGAAGGGCGCACCGACCATCCGCGGATGGGTGCGGCCGAAGGATGGCGCCGCCGACCTCCCGTTCGTCACCATGATGTGCGACATCTCGCCGCCGGTGGTGATGAATCTGGGGCTGTTCGGCTGGGCGCCGACGGTGACGCTCTCGACCTATCTGCGCCGCATCCCGGCCCAACCCGACGGCGGATGGCTCCGCTTCGAGAACTCGAGCGTCGAGGTGGGTGCCGGGATGTTCGAGTCCGACCACACCGTTCTGGACGCGGCCGGCATGGTGGTGGGGCAGTCGCGACAGCTCGCGCTGATCCCGGCCAAGCCCGTCGACGGGCCGCAGACGCCGCCGTCGGACTAG
- a CDS encoding sugar phosphate isomerase/epimerase → MILEEVPVGLSTASVYPQGIEAAFRYAADLGYDGVEVMVWGDPISQDIRRVEMLSHDYQMPVLSIHAPCLVISQRVWGRDPIRKLARCVEAADALGAPTVVVHPPFRWQRAYVAAFSDLVGELESDSGIAVAVENMFPLRADRFFGAGERSVRRLQARGGSAGLSASAFGKSIDPTDDGYANYTLDLSHTATAGMDALALFERMASGMRHLHLTDGDGAAHDEHLIPGDGGQPCGEICRRIAASDFDGAVVLEVTTSSARSRDERAAMLARSLDFARTHLKRPGVVDGPDLSLQEWRP, encoded by the coding sequence GTGATCCTGGAGGAAGTGCCGGTCGGGCTCTCCACCGCCTCGGTCTACCCGCAGGGCATCGAGGCGGCGTTCCGCTACGCCGCGGACCTCGGATACGACGGGGTGGAGGTCATGGTGTGGGGCGACCCCATCAGCCAGGACATCCGCCGCGTCGAGATGCTCTCGCACGACTACCAGATGCCGGTGCTCTCGATACATGCGCCGTGCCTGGTCATCTCGCAGCGGGTATGGGGGCGCGACCCGATCCGCAAGCTGGCCAGATGCGTCGAGGCCGCCGACGCCCTCGGCGCCCCGACCGTCGTCGTCCATCCGCCGTTCCGGTGGCAGCGGGCCTACGTCGCCGCGTTCTCCGACCTGGTGGGCGAATTGGAATCCGACAGCGGCATCGCCGTCGCCGTGGAGAACATGTTCCCGCTGCGGGCCGACCGGTTCTTCGGCGCGGGGGAGCGCTCGGTGCGCCGACTGCAGGCCCGCGGCGGGAGTGCCGGGCTGTCGGCGTCGGCCTTCGGCAAGTCGATCGATCCGACCGACGACGGCTACGCCAACTACACGCTGGACCTCTCGCACACGGCCACTGCCGGTATGGATGCGTTGGCATTGTTCGAGCGGATGGCCTCGGGGATGCGGCACCTGCACCTCACCGACGGGGACGGTGCCGCCCATGACGAACATCTGATCCCCGGCGACGGCGGTCAGCCGTGCGGCGAGATCTGCCGTCGGATCGCGGCCAGCGACTTCGACGGGGCGGTGGTCCTCGAGGTCACCACCAGCAGCGCGCGGTCCCGGGACGAGCGCGCCGCGATGCTGGCCCGCTCCCTGGACTTCGCGCGTACCCATCTGAAGCGGCCCGGAGTGGTTGACGGCCCCGATCTGAGCCTGCAGGAGTGGCGCCCGTGA
- a CDS encoding helix-turn-helix domain-containing protein, producing MAPADSGDRNGGNAAGSQFLTVAEVAALMRVSKMTVYRLVHNGELPAVRVGRSFRVHAKAVHDYLETSYFDVG from the coding sequence ATGGCACCCGCAGACTCTGGTGACCGCAACGGTGGCAACGCGGCTGGATCGCAGTTCCTCACCGTCGCCGAGGTCGCCGCGCTTATGCGCGTCTCCAAAATGACCGTCTACCGCCTGGTTCACAACGGCGAACTCCCGGCCGTGCGCGTCGGACGTTCGTTCCGCGTACACGCCAAGGCGGTCCACGACTATCTGGAGACGTCGTACTTCGACGTCGGCTAG
- a CDS encoding type II toxin-antitoxin system HicA family toxin, whose product MVKPMKYNELAAKLRAAGFTSRQGKGDHQVWSKGKHTVVLTQTREVSPGLVRKALKAIEEEDK is encoded by the coding sequence ATGGTCAAGCCGATGAAGTACAACGAACTCGCCGCGAAACTGCGGGCCGCCGGGTTCACCTCACGGCAAGGCAAGGGCGATCACCAGGTCTGGTCGAAGGGGAAGCACACCGTCGTCTTGACTCAAACCCGCGAAGTCTCACCCGGCCTGGTCCGCAAGGCACTCAAAGCCATCGAGGAGGAGGACAAGTGA
- a CDS encoding antitoxin HicB — protein sequence MNITATAHRWDHGWELWLNDEAATQVTTLDNAVEQVRDYLDTVDPDTDHSDWEITIEPAIGDLADAVRAARSATVHASEATVEAAAKSRAVARQLRDAGFSVTDSAAILGVSRGRVSQLVKT from the coding sequence GTGAACATCACCGCGACCGCACACCGTTGGGATCACGGATGGGAACTCTGGCTCAACGACGAAGCCGCCACCCAGGTCACCACCCTCGACAACGCCGTTGAGCAGGTGCGCGACTACCTCGACACCGTCGACCCGGACACCGATCACAGCGATTGGGAGATCACCATCGAACCCGCCATCGGCGACCTCGCCGACGCGGTACGTGCCGCACGCTCCGCAACCGTGCACGCATCTGAGGCTACCGTCGAAGCGGCTGCGAAGTCCCGCGCAGTCGCGCGCCAGCTTCGTGACGCCGGCTTCTCTGTCACCGATTCCGCGGCAATCCTTGGGGTCTCACGAGGACGCGTCTCCCAACTGGTCAAGACCTAA
- a CDS encoding NAD-dependent epimerase/dehydratase family protein, translating into MADETKTEAAVPRVVLVTGASTFLGGHLVARLAANPEIEKVLAVDSRVPSKALLRRMGRAEFLRLDIRRPVIAKTIAAHEVDTVVHAATSIMDMTAHSAAIKEFNVVGAMQVCAACQRSPSVKRLVLRSTAMVYGASSKDPVAFSEGDRAVREPTAGYGRDLLDIEGYARGLARRRPDIGVTIARYQAILGPQIETRMGSYLSTPVVPTVIGYQPRLQFLHEEDALAAFEHITLAAPAGTFNIAGDGVITLTQAIRRAGRIELPVPTGLVTPITGVFSDVRSARLRSSQMDYLTYGRVVDNSRMRTTLGFEPRFTTNETLDDFIARGASDMVIAPQRWRDLEHRLVSTAHQLL; encoded by the coding sequence ATGGCTGACGAAACGAAGACCGAGGCGGCCGTCCCGCGCGTCGTCCTCGTCACCGGTGCGTCGACCTTCCTCGGCGGCCACCTGGTCGCCCGGCTGGCCGCCAACCCCGAGATCGAGAAGGTTCTCGCGGTCGATTCGCGCGTTCCCAGCAAGGCGCTGCTGCGCCGGATGGGGCGCGCGGAATTCTTGCGCCTGGACATCCGGCGCCCGGTGATCGCGAAGACGATCGCCGCCCACGAGGTCGACACCGTCGTCCACGCGGCGACCTCCATCATGGATATGACCGCCCATTCGGCGGCGATCAAGGAGTTCAACGTCGTCGGCGCCATGCAGGTCTGCGCGGCCTGTCAGCGCAGCCCGTCGGTGAAGCGCCTCGTCCTGCGCTCGACCGCGATGGTCTACGGCGCGAGCAGCAAAGACCCCGTCGCCTTCAGCGAGGGGGATCGCGCGGTGCGCGAGCCGACCGCCGGATACGGCCGCGACCTCCTCGACATCGAGGGGTACGCGCGCGGACTGGCCAGGCGCCGGCCGGATATCGGCGTCACCATCGCCCGCTACCAGGCGATCCTCGGCCCGCAGATCGAGACGCGGATGGGTTCCTACCTCTCCACCCCGGTGGTGCCGACGGTGATCGGCTACCAGCCGCGCTTGCAGTTCCTCCACGAGGAGGACGCGCTCGCCGCATTCGAGCACATCACGCTCGCCGCGCCCGCGGGGACGTTCAACATCGCCGGCGACGGCGTCATCACCCTCACGCAGGCGATCCGCCGAGCCGGCCGCATCGAGTTGCCGGTTCCCACCGGCCTGGTCACCCCGATCACCGGCGTCTTCTCCGACGTCCGATCCGCGCGACTGCGCTCGTCGCAGATGGACTACCTGACCTACGGCCGCGTCGTCGACAACTCGCGGATGCGCACCACCCTGGGGTTCGAGCCCCGGTTCACGACGAATGAAACCCTCGACGACTTCATCGCACGTGGCGCCTCCGACATGGTGATCGCCCCGCAGCGTTGGCGCGACCTGGAGCATCGGCTGGTCTCCACGGCACACCAGTTGCTGTGA
- a CDS encoding lysophospholipid acyltransferase family protein, with protein sequence MNPVSGNRASDPRTAKVIQLYATPGSAPVSDAAARRQSGKRRHPSQAGHPNTDGFGSEAAEVTPISDDARIHNESLGVEHVGPSKPSPLLSLDGLRTGIADTLTGTAGYLRERLAGDYEVDDFGFDPHFTDSVWFPAIRPVYDKWFRVEVSGIENLPDDGGALLVANHAGAIPIDALMTSVAVHDNHPRHRHLRILAADMAFDSPFIGEVARRIGATLACNNDAEHLLRAGELTAVWPEGYKGIGKPYRDRYKLQRFGRGGFVTTAIRTGAPIIPVSIVGSEEIYPMLADLKPLAKVLGLPYFPITPLFPWLGPLGVIPLPSKWHIHFGKPIATDIYDEAAADDPLVVFDLTDHVREEIQQTLFRMLSRRGSVYLG encoded by the coding sequence GTGAATCCAGTGTCCGGTAACCGAGCCTCCGATCCGCGGACGGCGAAAGTCATCCAGTTGTACGCGACGCCGGGTTCCGCACCCGTCTCCGATGCCGCGGCGCGGCGCCAGTCGGGCAAGCGCCGCCACCCGTCGCAGGCCGGACATCCCAACACCGACGGCTTCGGCAGCGAGGCCGCCGAGGTCACGCCGATCAGCGACGATGCCCGCATCCACAACGAGTCGCTGGGGGTCGAGCACGTCGGGCCGTCGAAGCCCAGTCCGCTGCTGAGCCTGGACGGTTTGCGCACCGGCATCGCCGACACCCTCACCGGGACGGCCGGCTACCTGCGCGAGCGCCTCGCGGGCGACTACGAGGTCGACGACTTCGGCTTCGACCCGCACTTCACCGACTCGGTGTGGTTCCCGGCGATCCGCCCGGTCTACGACAAGTGGTTCCGGGTGGAGGTCTCCGGTATCGAAAACCTCCCCGACGACGGGGGAGCGCTCCTGGTCGCCAACCACGCCGGCGCGATCCCCATCGACGCGCTGATGACGTCGGTGGCGGTACACGACAACCACCCGCGGCATCGCCACCTGCGAATCCTGGCGGCCGACATGGCTTTCGACTCCCCGTTCATCGGCGAGGTCGCCCGTCGCATCGGCGCGACGCTGGCGTGTAACAACGACGCCGAGCACCTGCTGCGCGCCGGTGAACTCACCGCGGTGTGGCCGGAGGGCTACAAGGGCATCGGCAAGCCGTATCGGGACCGCTACAAGCTGCAGCGCTTCGGTCGCGGCGGCTTCGTCACCACCGCCATCCGCACCGGCGCCCCGATCATCCCGGTGTCGATCGTCGGGTCGGAGGAGATCTACCCGATGCTCGCCGACCTCAAGCCGCTCGCCAAGGTCCTGGGCCTGCCCTACTTCCCGATCACCCCGCTGTTCCCCTGGCTGGGCCCGCTCGGCGTGATCCCGCTGCCGTCGAAGTGGCATATCCACTTCGGCAAGCCGATCGCCACCGACATCTACGACGAGGCGGCAGCCGACGACCCGCTGGTGGTCTTCGACCTCACCGACCACGTGCGCGAGGAGATCCAGCAGACGCTGTTCCGCATGCTCAGCCGCCGCGGCAGCGTCTACCTGGGCTGA
- the proC gene encoding pyrroline-5-carboxylate reductase — protein MSERVAIIGGGKIGEALLAGLLAAGKQARDLVVVERSAARAAELADEYKVLVTDVAGAVENARVVVIAVKPEAVDGVLAEIGRVEDNNDAERVTVTLVAGLPTAKYENALPAGSPVIRVMSNTPLLVNEAMSAISPGRYVTDEQIELVSSLLSAVGKVMVVPERLMDAVTAVSGSGPAYVFLLAESMIDAGVALGLSRAQAAELAKQTIRGAGAMLTESGMTSVDLRAAVTSPGGTTAAAIIELERGGLRSSMYSATAAAAAKSAQLSRRSELEGSAGNGGDGRDGRT, from the coding sequence ATGTCGGAGCGCGTCGCGATCATCGGCGGGGGCAAGATCGGCGAGGCACTGCTCGCCGGGCTGCTGGCCGCCGGGAAGCAGGCCCGCGACCTGGTCGTCGTGGAGCGGTCGGCGGCGCGGGCCGCCGAACTCGCCGACGAGTACAAGGTGTTGGTCACCGACGTCGCGGGCGCGGTGGAGAACGCGCGCGTGGTCGTGATCGCGGTGAAGCCCGAGGCGGTCGACGGGGTGCTCGCCGAGATCGGGCGGGTGGAGGACAACAACGACGCCGAGCGCGTCACGGTCACCCTGGTCGCCGGGCTGCCGACCGCCAAGTACGAGAACGCCCTGCCGGCCGGCTCCCCGGTCATCCGGGTGATGTCGAATACGCCGTTGCTGGTGAACGAGGCGATGAGCGCGATCTCGCCGGGCCGCTACGTGACCGACGAGCAGATCGAGCTGGTCAGCTCCCTCCTCTCCGCGGTGGGCAAGGTGATGGTGGTGCCCGAGCGTCTGATGGATGCGGTCACCGCCGTCTCCGGGTCGGGGCCGGCCTATGTCTTCCTGCTGGCCGAGTCGATGATCGACGCCGGCGTGGCCCTGGGGCTCTCGCGAGCCCAGGCGGCCGAGTTGGCCAAGCAGACGATCCGCGGCGCGGGTGCCATGCTCACCGAGTCGGGGATGACGTCGGTGGACCTGCGGGCCGCGGTGACCTCGCCCGGGGGTACGACGGCCGCGGCGATCATCGAGCTGGAGCGCGGCGGCCTGCGGTCGTCGATGTACTCGGCGACCGCGGCGGCGGCGGCGAAGAGCGCTCAACTCAGCCGTCGATCAGAACTTGAGGGTTCCGCAGGTAACGGCGGAGATGGGCGCGACGGCCGCACATAG